Within the Polymorphobacter megasporae genome, the region ACAGGCATATAAAGACATCTTTATATCGTTATGAGACGCACATGTGGTTCGACATGACGGTGATCTAGGTTGTCTCGCCCCGACCTATTATCGACGTCGCTGGATAGTGAATGACTGGCAGCTTTCAGAAAGCGGACAATCACGTTGAAAATGGCGAGTTGTAGATCAACGAATGCGGCAAAGTTCTGCGATCGCCGCGTCTCGGTGGCGTTCAGGTAAGCGTCCGCAGTCCCGGCCGCTCTCGCATGTCGATCTGGAGTTCGAAGATATCAGGACGGGAATAGTGGCCGGCGGTGTCGAGATAAAGCCGACCTTCCGCGACGATATCGGTATCGATAACCGCGTTCAGGGTCAGCGTGTCGTCTTGTCCGGCGGCAGCAATGATCGTCGCGTCGGGACCAACGATCGCGCTTCCGCCCGATTTGAGCAGCTCGCGCTCGGCTGGGATTGCTTCGAGCATAGCGCGAGCGGCGGGCTCATCGGCTTCGAGGCTGTCGAAGCCATCAAGCACCTGCGATCGAGTAAGGACGGTGCCGGCAGCAGCGACGAAGCACTGGCCTTCGAAGGCATAGTGCCGGCTGGCGAGGAGGTGAAGTTCGGTGACGGCAGGCCAGAGCGCGAAGTGAAGAACTTCACCATGTTGGTGCCGCGCTGCGCGAGCGAGCGGCATCCAGTGCTCCCAGCAGATGAGGGCGCCGACAGGACCATATTTTCCCGGCCAGGGTCCGAGGGTGCTGCCGTCTGCTGCGGCCCAGATCAGCCGCTCGTTGTGGGTCGGCATGATCTTGCGGTGGATGTCGCGCCTCCCCGGGGTCAGGCGCACGACGGTGTTGAATATGCTCGAGCCGCGCCGCTCCTGAATGCCCATCACGATCTCGACCGAAAGTTCAGCGGAGAGGGCGGCCAGATGCGCGATTTCACGCCCCTCGAGCTCGGGACAATTGTGCAACAGGACGCGAAATAGTGCCTCGGCGGGCTTGTGGCCAAAAAGCGCCGACCCGGGGGCGTCATCGAGCCATACAGGATAGCCGGGAAGCCATGCTTCCGGAAAACGATGACGTCGGCCCCGTTGCTCGCCGCCTGTCGGATCAGCCGTTCAGCGCAAACGATACTAGCGGGAAGGTTGAGAAAAACGGGAGGACTCTGAACGATCGAGATCGAGATCATCGGCATCGTGGCGCTTCTTCCGGAAGCGATGCGAGCACGCGGCTTTGGTGGTGTGGCTGGCGCAAGCTGGCGGCGGTGCTATCGACGCCGGGAAGGGGACCGGATCTGAACGACCGTTGCGCGTTTGTCGGTATCATTCTGGCACGCGCGTGCGGACCCATTGGCGTCGTAGAAGCGTGAGGCCAGCCAATAACAATCCGGCCGGGATCGCCATGAGCGAAAAGGCGATGGCGCCGCTGGTGCTCGCGAATAATATGGCGGTGAGCCGCGAGCCTGCGGTTCCACCCAACGCCGAAAACATCACCACCAAGCCCATCAACTCGGTATGCCGCGATTTTGGGCTGGCGGACAGCAGGACCGAGACGATCGTCGGGTAAACCGGCGCGAGGCAGAAGCCGACCACGAGGAAAAGATATGCGGCGAGCGGCGCTTTCGTCCAATCGGTGATCGGCGTTGTCGCTGCGCTGACGCTGCTCAATGCACCGATTGCCAATACCGCACCCGCCACCACCACAAGGCAGATGATCAGGATCGGGTACCAGTTGACGCGGCGCATCAGAACCCCGCTGACGAGGCGCCCGGCTGCAATCGATGCAGCATAGACGCTGCCGGCGATGACGCTGGTCGCCTGCGAAAGGCCCAGGACCTCGTTGTTGAACGTCGGCAGCCAGGTGCCGATCCCCTGCTCGATGAACACATAGGTGAAGGCGCAGGCGATAAAAATTAGCACGAGCGGCAGTCGCACCAGCGCGAGCATGGCGGCGATCGAAGCCGTTCCGGGTTCCGGTTGATCGGCGCTCTCGTCGATCACGACCGAGGCGAGCAGAACAAAAGCCACGACGCACAAGGCGGCGAGCGGCCAATAGGCGTCGAGCCAGTCGCGATTGCTCGTAAGCCGTCCGCCGCCGATGAAGTGGCTGAACAGTACCGCGATCGACAGCACCCCCAGCATGAACGCGCCTTCGATGATTGCAGTCAGGCTGGCGTGCTGGCGGCTGGTCGACGTCGCCAGCCCGATCATCGCGTAAAGCCCGATCTTCACGCACGCGAAGGCGAAGCCGATCACAGCGTAATGGAGGCAGATCGTCAGATAGCCCGGCAGTAGGGGCATCAGCACGCAGGCCAAACCAGTGACTGCGAGCCCCGCCATCATCGCGCGTTTCAACCCGATCCGCGGCAGATAGCTCGCCAGCAGGAACGAGACGACGGCAATGGTGATGTCCTTGAAGCCGTCGAACCAGCCCGCCTGCGCTTTCGTCACGCCGAGCGTCGCAGCCGACTGGAGGATCACCGTCCCAACCGTGTTGAGGACCATGCCATAAGTGAAATAGGTCACGACGAGGGCGGCGATCAGCCGTGATCGTTGCATAGCCGGTGCCTCGATAAGCGGTGGGTCGCAGCCGAGTCCGGCCGCAACCCACAGCGGAGTAACAGTATTCTTAGAACTTAAACCCGCCGGTGAAGCGGAACGACCGTCCGAAGATCGGCCGCACGACGGGCAGGGCTGTGCCCGGCCCGGCAAGGAAGCGCGGGTTGCCCTCGGTCAGGCCGTGCGAGTTGGTCAGGTTGTCGGCTGCAACCTGAATGGTGACCGGCCCGCGTGTCGCCAGAATTCCCGCACTGAACGTCGCATAGGCTGGCAGCGGCTGGATGTTGGCGAGGTCGCTGTAGCGCTTACCAACCGCTTCATACGTGCCGTAGATTGTCGTCAGAAGTCCCGGCAGCTTGAATTCGTAAGCAGGCGTGATCCGCGCCTGATACGACGGGATGCGTTCGGCGCGCTTGCCGTTGATGCCGGGCTGCAGGGGGTCGTCGGTCTTGGCATCCTCGAGGACGTCGTTTGTCGCGATGCTAAGTCCGAACGAACTTGTCCAGCGCGCGTCCACCTCGAGGCCGTAGGTCTTCGAGCCGGCGACGACGGCGGGGACGCCGACATCGTTGTACACCGCGCCGACCACCTTGTCGTAGAAACCGCTCAGCGACACGTCGAAGGCGTGATCACGATATTTCGTACCGATCTCATAGGAGCGAATACTCCAGTTCTGGTCGGTTGGCGCGCTGGTGTTGCCGAGCTGCGAGCGGACATCGTCGAAGCTGGGGATATGATAGCCCTGCGAGACGCGCCCATAGACGTCGAGCGTCGACAGGATCCGGTAGTTGACCCCGACCGTCCACGGCACCGAATGACGCTCCTCGTTGAGCGTCGACGGCTGGCCATTGCCCTCGATGTGAAAGTTGATCTTTTCGCTCTGGTAGCGAACGCCGGCGTCGACCCGCAGCGCGTCGGTGATGTTGTAGGAATCAGCAAGGTAGATCGCGTTTTCGTCGGCGGAGCCGAAGTCGGCGATCGCAAACGAACTGATCGGACCGTTGTTAAGGTTGACCGTGTCGACCGAGCCGCCAACCTGTTGCCATGTGTTGTTGCCGAGGCTCCACGCGTCGTTCGAACTGAAGTGGCTGAAGTAATAGCCGACGGTCAGCCGGTTGCCGCCGGTGGCATAGGTCAGCGTCGCCTCGTTGCTGATATAGCTCAAGTCCTTGAGCACCACCCAGCCGCCGAACTGCTGGACATAGTCGGTGGACGCGAGCGTTTGGCCGGTGTGGAGCGTCTGCACCGTCGTCTGACCCGGCGTCAGGAGATTGCCCGGCGACGCCAGCGCGGTCGCCACCGTGATTGCCCCGGCACCCGCAGGGACGAGACCAGCCGTTTGCAGGGTCCCCTTGGTATAGCCGAAATGATCGGCGAAGGTGATGCCCGAGCCGAAGTCGTTCGTCAGATTGCCGCCCGCGATCACTCCCTTCCAACCGCGCCCGGAGCCGAAGTCGAACCGCTGCGTCGCGCCACTTCCGGCGCTCCCCGGGACGATGATCGTCTGGTAGCGCGTGTTGTTGTTGAGCTGGTTGTAGGTGCCGAGGTTCAAACCCGGGACGTCGGCCGCGAAAGGCAGAAACCACTCGCCGTGGTCATCGGTGTAGCGCGCGAAAACGTTGAATTTCCCGGTGTCAAACCTTTTCGTGATGTTGACCGAAACCTGGCCACCCTTTTCGGTGTCGAAGCCGGCGGTGCGGACCGAATCTCCGGAAGAGACATAGCCGCCGATGACATAAAAAAGATCGTCGGCAATCTTGCCGCTCAAGACGCCGTCGACGCGACGCGCGCCATACTCGGTCGATGAAACCTTGACCGAACCTTCGGTTTCCTCGCGGCCCTCGCGGAGCAGGAGATTGGCCGTCAGACCTGGTTGGCCGTCGGAGAACAGCGAGGCCGGGCCGCCATTGACTGCTTCGACCGTCGCCACCGTCTCGTCGAACCGGACGAGCGCGCTCTGGTCCATGAACGACGGGCTCGACGCGCCGTAAACCGGGACGCCGTTGAACTGGAAGGTGACGAACGGCGCATCCCCAGTGCTCGGAATACCGCGGACGAAAACGTTGGCCGTGCCGACACCGCCCGAGCTTTCGACAAAGATGCCGGGAATCGATTTTAAGGCGTCGCCAGCGCTCTTGGGATTCTGAATTAGGAGGTCGTCTGCCGACAACGACGTTATCGAGTAGCCAGCCTCGAGCTTGCGAATGCCGCTACCTGCCGCCCGCCCGGTGACAACGATGTCGGGTTGTTCATCGACGCTCGGCGCTGGCGTATCGGGTGTCGCCCCCGGCGCGATCTGCGCCGGTGCATCCGGCGCGACCTGCGCCTGTGCCTGCGTCGCGACGAGGACTGCCGCTGCGGTGATTTTCAGCCGGTTTCTGAGTAACATCTTGATCTCTCCCAAGTTTATTTTAGTTTTGTCGAACTCAAAGCAGCGACCCGATCGTCGCCATGTCGAGGTGCGCGATGTCCGGCACGATCACCGCGGCTCCGCTCAGTGCGCCCTCTGCGTCGATGCCGACCGCGACCATTCCAGCGGCGCGGATCGCGTCGATGCCGGCTTGCGCGTCCTCCACGCCGACGCACTGACCGGGCAACACTCCGAGCGCCGCGGCGCAGGCGAGAAAAATGTCGGGCGCGGGCTTGGGGTTCGCCACCGCTGCGGCGTCGGCGATGAAGTCGAATTCGGCACCGATGCCGAGGCGCGCGATGACCGATGCCGCGTTGCGGCTCGCCGATGCCACTGCGGTCATGATGCCGGCGGAGCGGCATGCGGCGAGCAAGTCGCGCACGCCGTCGAACAGGTCACTCGGCGAATAATCGGCAATAAAGCCTTGGTAGATCGCATTCTTCTCGGCCAGCAGCGTCTCGAATTCGCTGTCGCCGAAACTGCGGCCCGATCGATCGAGGATCAGGCGCAGGGAGGAGGCGCGATCGACGCCCTTCAGGCGCTTGTTGAAGGTGCGGTCGAACGCGAGCCCATGCCGCTCGGCGAGCGCCGACCAAGCGAGAAAATGATGCTCTGCCGTATCGGTCAGCACCCCATCGAGATCGAAGATGACCGCCCTGACCTTCGGTCGCGTAAAGCGGACCGGCAGTGCACCGACGACGTCGCGTCGGCCGTGTTCGACAATCGTGACAGTTCCGCCGGCCATCACTGAATAGGTTGCGCCATCGGGATCGACGGCGACCTGCAACCGGCTACCCTGCCACGACAATGTGAAGTTGTACGCCGCGAATTCCGGCGCGGATCGGGGAGCAAAATGGAGTTCACCGCCGCGAACTGCGAGCCCGCCCCAACCTTGCGCAAGGATGAGCCATCCCCCCGCCAGTGCCGCGAGGTGCAAGCCATCACCGGTGTTGCCGTGGCGGTCTTCGAGGTCGACCAGCGCCGCCTCCTCGATGAAACGTCGCGCCTCGCCGAACGCGCCGATCCGGGCGGCGATGATCCCGAAGGCCGGCGCCGATAGGGTTGAATCGTGCGAGGTAACGGGCTCGTAAAAGGCGTAGTTGCGGGCAGTCAGCGATAGGGGTTGATCGACCAGGCCCATCGCCAGCGCCTGGATGACATCACCCTGTTTGCACAGCCTGTGACGCGACAGGGTCATCGGGTGATGATCGAGCAGCAGCGGACGCCGCGGCCGGTGCAGCAGGTGTGCGGCAAGCACCGGCTTGTCGAGGAACGTGTCGTCCTGCGGATTGACGTTCTGCTGAGCGTCGACGGGGAGCCACATGTGCCGCGCGGCAGCGACCCACCCGGCGACCTCAGCTTCGGTCAGACCGACACTCGCCACGAGCGACAGGTACGCCGCCTTGTGCTCGGCTTTCATCCAGTCAGCGGTGGCTGCGGCGTAGCTCAGGTGAAGTCGCGCTACGGCGTTGGTGTAGAAGTCGTTGTCGACGAGTATCGTATATTCATCGGGCCCGGTGACGCCGCGAATGCAAAAGGCATTGTCGCGCCGCGGATCGAAGCTGCCGAGATCTATCCAGATCCGCGCGGTCTCGAACAGGAGTTCGGCCGCGTCGCGTCGCAGCGTGCTATCGCCGGTGACATCGACGTAGAACTTGATTGCGTAAGCGATGTCGCCGTTCAGGTGGACCTGCGCGGCACCGGTCGGATAATGCGACGAACATTCGCCCCCGCCGATCGTCCGCCACGGATAAAGCGCACCGCGCGTAAACCCCATCTGCCGCGCGTTCGCCCGCGCTGCGGCAAGGGTCGCCATTCGAAACTCGATGACCGAGCGCGCCAGCGACGGGGCGGTGAAGGCGAGCACCGGAAGGATGAACGCCTCCGCATCCCAGAAATAATGTCCTTCGTAACCGTCGCTCGTCAGGCCCTTGGCTGCCGTCCCGTGATCCGGCCGGCGCGAAGCCGACTGGAAGAGCTGGAAAAGCCCAAAGCGCAGAGCCTGGGTCAGGCTTGGGTCGTCGGCCACTGCGCAATCGGCTACGGCCCAAAACTCCGCTAGCGCGGTCTCCTGCTGCTCCGCCATAAGGTCGTACGCCGGCAGCGCCTGCAGTGACCTATCGGCCGCTCTGGTCAGTTCGACGATCCGGTCGAAAGCCAAGGCATCGCCCGGCGCGAGGTGAGCGACGATCCCGCCGCCATCGGCGTCATCGGTCCATGAGTCTGCATCCCCTGCAATCGACTGGCGATAGGCCAGTGCAATGTCGCCACACGTGAACAGGCTGCTGCCGTCCTCAGCGGTCGCCTGCAGCCACGGCGGAGCGAGACGAGCAGAGATGCGGGGGTCGGCGTCCGACGCCGCACCGGCACCGGCACTGGCACCGAAGCGCGGCAACAGGGCAACCTCCCCGGAAAAGTCGAGCGACGTCAGCCGAAACCGCGAAGCGACGATTGCCCGTCCGACCATCGGTACAATCCGGTCCGTATCGATCTCGATCTCGCGCCCATCGATTAGTCGCCAGCGGGTCGTGCGTCGCTGCTGCCCCGTCGCCAGATTGAGCGATCGCGAAAAGTGCGTGATCGTGGCGGTCGCGAAATCGACCGGTTCGCCGGAGATGATCAGTCGGACGAGAACCGGGCTCGGGCACAGGATGCGCGTGTCGGTCGTTCGAGCGTAGCCGGGAAACGATTCATGATATGAGATCGGCCGGGAGATATAGGCGTCGGAAAAGATCGTGTCTGGGTGCTCGGCGCATTCATCGAGCGATCCCCTGATTCCGACCAAGCCATTGGCCAGTGAAAACAGGGACGCGAAGGTTTCGGCGCGCGGGTCGATCGCTGACGACTGCAGTATTTGATGCGGATCGTCGTTCGCGGCACCCATACGAGCGTCTACCCCCAAAGTTTGCATGGTGCTGTTCTGCGACGGCGCCACCTTCCGTCGCGTAGACGCGTCACAGTTATCGATGTCAAGTTATCGATATCATTTTACGCCGTCGATGCGGTTGTGCTTGCGGTATCAGGTGGCGCGACGAACGATCTCGACGGACATCGACTCTGAATGCGCGCTGCCCCCCGCGGTGAGCTGGAGAATCTTGTTGGCGAGAAGCTTTCCGCCGCGGTCCCAGTTCTGCCGGATCGACGTTAGCGGAGGGACCACCCGTGACGCGCCGGGAGCATCGTCGAAGCCAACCACTGCGACATCGTCCGGAACCGCAAGTCCAGCCCGCGTAAGCGCGGAAATGACCCCCATCGCTATTGCATCGCTGGCGGCAAACACCCCGTCGAACTGACCCGCGCCGTCGGCCAGAACGGACTGCATTGCCTGCTCTCCGCCAGCCTCGGTAAATGGGCTCACGATGCTAAGAACTGGACCATGACCGCCCTCGTCAATTCGCTCACCAAAGCCGCGGAGTCTGTCCTCGACCTCGAGGTGGGTCGTGTCGCCGACAAAGATGAGCTTTCGGCGCCCCTGCACAAGCAGATGCTCCGCGGCGAGGCGGCCGCCGTAGACATTGTCCGATCCAACGGTGACATGGGCCTCGTTGCCATCGACCGAACCCCAAATTACATAGGGAAGTCCCGCCCGCTGGACGATCTCGACCGCGTCTTCGTGCATTCCCTGCCCCAGAAGGATGACGCCGTCGGCGGCGGGCGGTAGCGAACAAAACATCTGCATCGTTGTCAGGACCATATTGTGGTCGCGACTGGTAAGTTCCTGCATAATCGCGCCAAGAAGCGACAGCGGATACGGCTCACTCATCGATCGGTCGTGCGATGGCGTCATTTCGATCACCACGGCAATCGTCCCAGTCCTCTGCTGACGCAAGTTTCTCGCGGCGATATTCAGCCGGTAGCCGCGGTCTTCTGCGAGCTTTCTTATACTTTCGCGGGTGGCGTCCTTGACGAGCGCATGGCCGGAAAGCGCTCGCGATATTGTGATCTTCGAGACGCCAGCCTCGCGTGCCAGATCCGCCATTGTCACGGGGCGCTCTCGCGATCCTTCAGGAGAAGATTTAGCCATGGCGAAATGCCGTAGGTTATTTCGTCTTGCATTGAAATGTTGCCGCCTGACGGCGGCGCGCGTTCGGGTGCGCTGGTGGTTTCCTTGATCGTGCGTTCCTGTGTGGAACACACCTGAAACCTTGACGCAGCAGCCACTGTTGTCCGGCGGACGCCTCATCCATGGCTTCGGATACGTAAGCTTTTGCATGCGACCGGGCGTGTCTCATGCTTTGTATTTGCCAATTAGGCGCACGTCGTTACAGCGGTGCAGGCGATAATGCACTTTCGGATGCTCAGTGACGCTTTCAGGTCAGGAGAAAAGGCGCTAACAAAGAAGGTATTCAATGGCTAAAGTCGACATTAGATGGGCCTGTGATCTGGATGGTGCCATCTATTAACCTGAAAACACCGATTGATCTGCGGTTGCCGACGCTCTTCCGAGACGAACAATAAATGCGTCTGGCAATTCTAGTCAATTTCGACGCGTTTATTGCTCCGATCGTAGTAGAATGTGCCGAAATATCAGCGAACAGATTTGTCGAATATGCCTTTCGCACCATTCGAACGATGGCAAGCCCGTCTGCATATATCCTTGGCTGTAGCTAGTATATCGTGGGCATATCGCTTTCATCTCCCGTATCAGCTCGGCGCGGAAAGATTTGCTCGATTAATTTCTCGGTGCACGAATACTCTCGTGATGAGAGGGTCGCGGTGTCACGACGCGTCAATGGCACGCACGCATCGAGCAGTCTCGAGTGCGAGCCCCCTTTGGACGCCCGCCACGAGCGAGGCCGGTCGAGGGAATCAGCCTCTGGACTAAATCTCAGCTAACATTAACCCTTTATTTACTTTCGATATTTGTGGCCAGCGGATACATGGTTTATATCTGTTAACTATTCCCGGTGCTATTATCTCTATATTCGCCTTGAGGGCTCTGTCGGTGGTCTTGGCGCTTTGCAGTGTACAGCCAGCATTGGCTGCTGGCTTGAAACCTCCGACTGTTGCGTCTCCTCGGGTCCATCCTGCACCGCTTGACATAGCGTTATCGTTCGACGCGCAACGGGCTAAGGATTGGGTACTAGCGACAATGGATAACGGCCCACTGCCGTTCATGATCGTGGACAAAATCGAGTCGCGACTTTTCCTGTTCAATGCCGATGGCACTTTGGTCGCAACCACCCCTGTGTTGCTCGGTCTCGCGCGTGGCGACGACTCACCGCCGGGAATTGGCACGCGCAAATTGTCGGCAATTACGCCCGCCGAGCGCATTACTCCGGCGGGTCGCTTCGTTGTCGAGACGGGCGAAGACCTTGCGGGGCGGGACATCTTGTGGATTGATTACGACGCAGCAATCGCCCTCCATCGAGCCTCAGACCGATCTTCGAATTCAAGTCGAAAAAATCGGGCATCGTTACTGTCAAATCAGGTCGTCGCCGCGAGGCGTATTTCGTTGGGGTGCATAAACGTTTCGACTGCATTCTACGATGGCTTTATCCAGCCTACCTTTCGGCGCCAGAAAGGTGTCGCCTATATTTTACCAGAAACACGCTCGCTTAACGCGCAATTTAACATTCCTGAGATAAAAGCGGCGGAACGGACTGCGGCGGGAATTTAGCGCTGCACATGCTAGGCCGTAGCCTCGCAGGCGCAGAGCCACAGACATAGAACGGTCCAATCGTCGAGTAACTTGGCAGCGCATCGGAGTAACAGCGTTGCGGTCCGACGCTCAGTTTCCTCTGTGTTGCCGACGAGTATCTTCAGATCGCTTGTTCGAGTTCGTCGAGCAAAGCTTCGAAGCGACGCATCAGAGCACGATAAGGCGTGGGGGCCGCGAGATCTACGCCGGCGTCACGAACGAGGTTGTAGGCATAGTCCGAGCCGCCGGCTGCTAACAGCTCGAGGTATTGCGCGCGCACCCCATCGTGGCCAGCTAGGATTGCCTCCGCAAAATACGACGACGCGGCGATGGCAGTGGCATACTGAAACGAATAGTAACTGGTGTAGAATTGCGGAATAAATGACCACTCGATAGCATAGGCCGAATCGATGTTCATGGCCGGTGCGTGATATTGTTCTAGAAGTCTGAAGTAGGTCTCGGACATCGCCTTGCCGGACATTGGCGCACCAGCGGCCGCTTGAGTGTGGACGGCGTGTTCGAATTCACTAAGCATGGGTTCGCGAAAGATATTCAGACGAAGAAGTTCGAGAAGCTGACCGATATAAAACAGCTTCTCCTCTTTTCCGACGGCGGTGTCGATCAAGTGTTGAGCAAGCAGTTGCTCGTTGCAGGTCGACGCGATCTCCGCGACGAAGGTTTCATAATGCGCCGTCTCGAAGGGCTGCTTCGCATTTGCGAGCACGCTGTGCATCGCATGGCCCCATTCGTGTACGTAGCTGGTCAAACTTTGATAGTCGGCGTTGTAATTCAGCATAATGTACGGATGAACGTCATACGCGTCAGAGTTCATGAAGCTACCAGCGTATTTTCCAAGGCGCGGTTTCAAATCGACCCAATGCGCGCCGCTCGCAGCATCAAGCTTCGCGACATAGTCTGCGCCGAGAGGTCGGACGCTGTCGATCATCGCAGCGCGAGCGGCCGCGCTGGAGAACGTACGCGTGGTGCGACCGAGCGGCGCATAGATGTCATAATAATGGAGGTCTGGAAGGTTCAGCGCCCGCCGGCGCAGACGAAGATAGCGTTGCAGGAGCGGAATTCCGGCGCGCGCCTCTGCAATCATCGTTGTGAAAACCGCCCGCGGCGTCGCCGTAGCCGCAAGTGCGGCGTCGAGTGCACTGTCGTAGCGCCCGAGGCGGGCCAGCATGTTGTCGGCCGCCACCTGCGTCGCATAAATCGACCCCAAGGTGTTTTCGTAAGCGCCGTAGCTGCTCCAGAACGCGTCGAACACGCGCTTGCGATCGGTTCGGTCGGCGATGGCCCGTGCACGCGTGTAGCCCGCGTCGTCGAGGCGAACATCTTCCCCGATCGACAATCGGATCATCGGATGAGGCATGTCCGAGCCCAGCAGCTGATTATAGGTGGCTTGAGGACCATCGAACAGCTGACTGCCCGAGGCCAAAGCCGCAACCTCGCCCGCCGGCAGCGCGTGGGAGGCCAGTCTAAGCACGTCGTATAAACGGTGCCGGAAGGGCCCTAGCGCCGGGTCGGCAGCCAACCACGCGTCAATTTTCTCGCGCCCCAGCATTCGGATCGCCGGGTCCACCCACGCCGTCGATGCGACCAGCTCGCCAGCAAGAGTGTCGGCGCGCGTTCGCCGTGCTGGGCGGCAACATCGCGCAGATCGGCGTTGGCCGACAGCCGGGCGTACGTCGAGAGCCGCATCGACTGCCGGTGGCCTGCGAAATTGCCGTCAGCGCGTAGCCGAACAGGTGTGGGCTCCGGGCAAACCCGGTTTCGAAAGCGCCGAGCTTTGCCACCTGTGCCTCGGCAGCGTCCAGGGCTGCGGTCCAGGCACCATCGTTCTCGTACAGGTCGCGCAGGTCCCATTCCATCGGCAAGGCGTCCTCGGCGAAAGTCGGCTTCGTCACCAGCACCACAGCTGAAAACGACATTCCGGTCAGCACTTCACGCCGATTCATGCAGGCTCCTCAACGACGTGACCGCGGCGCGCCACCAACTCAATTTGAAAATCGAGCGGGCTAAGGTGAGGTGCAGCTGCGGTCTTGACCCCTATATTAGCTTGGCCTGCCACCGGTCTCGACGAGCCTCTTTGAAGCGCTAATCATCATTGTCATGATACAGGTCAACCTGCTCCTTCCGAACGGGCACGCGCCCATCCGTGGGCATCCCTAGGACGTTCCCGTGCCACATTCGTTTTCCGGCAGGTCGGATAGAGCAAGCGACACATACTCGGGCCGCCGATCGAGATAGGACGTCGCAGCATTGGTCGGATCGAAGCCATAGCTGACCAGCTCGACGATCCGTTTCTTGAAATAGTCGAGCAATGCACGGACACCCCGATCGATCTGATCGCTTCCGATCTGTCGACTGGCCAGCACCCACCCCTCGCGTTGGTAGCGGATCACGTCGTTTTTCGCGAGCGTCTGGCAATGCCGGTACACCGTTCCATAGCTCAAGCCCGACAGTCGGGCGATGGCGCGTGCCGTGATCGGCCGGCGAACTTCGTCCGGGGTGAAGTTGTTGGCGTATCGCTCGGTGAGCTCCGGATCGATGGTAATATGCCGGACATTGGCGACGATGATGATGATCCAGACGAGTTTACTCGTCCAATCGGGGACAGGCTCGGCCGCGTATTCGAACGGCACCAACCAAATATCGAGAGCCATAGCGATAATGCGCCATCTAAGATCGGGTGCGGGGATGCGGTCGGCGGACCGGAACGGCATGTCCCGGCCCAGGTCTTCGGTGAGGCGCACAACGCTGTCGTGGGCGAAAACCATCAGTTCGATAATCTGTTGCTCAATCCCGGGATTGATGGAGATAGCGACCCCTCTGTCCACCGATACGACCCAACCGAGATCGATCAGGCGCATCACGTGGCGGTGGATGGTCGCGTAAGGCTTGTGCAGGGATGCTGCGAGCGCGTTGATCGATGCGCACTGAACGATCTTCTGCGGACGGCGAAAGCATTCGCCGTCGATCCAGTCACCGCCACATCGGCGCAGCAGCAGGATCAGGACGACGGCAGACTCGAAATGTCCCGGCACCAGCTCGGCGGTCGCGATCGACGAACTCAGATGAAGCTCGTTGCCCAACCGGGAGAGTTTCCTGACGGCAATATCGTTCAAGACGGCTTCCAATTCGCCCGGCGCTCCAGATC harbors:
- a CDS encoding LacI family DNA-binding transcriptional regulator; amino-acid sequence: MRRPPDNSGCCVKVSGVFHTGTHDQGNHQRTRTRAAVRRQHFNARRNNLRHFAMAKSSPEGSRERPVTMADLAREAGVSKITISRALSGHALVKDATRESIRKLAEDRGYRLNIAARNLRQQRTGTIAVVIEMTPSHDRSMSEPYPLSLLGAIMQELTSRDHNMVLTTMQMFCSLPPAADGVILLGQGMHEDAVEIVQRAGLPYVIWGSVDGNEAHVTVGSDNVYGGRLAAEHLLVQGRRKLIFVGDTTHLEVEDRLRGFGERIDEGGHGPVLSIVSPFTEAGGEQAMQSVLADGAGQFDGVFAASDAIAMGVISALTRAGLAVPDDVAVVGFDDAPGASRVVPPLTSIRQNWDRGGKLLANKILQLTAGGSAHSESMSVEIVRRAT
- a CDS encoding L,D-transpeptidase is translated as MDNGPLPFMIVDKIESRLFLFNADGTLVATTPVLLGLARGDDSPPGIGTRKLSAITPAERITPAGRFVVETGEDLAGRDILWIDYDAAIALHRASDRSSNSSRKNRASLLSNQVVAARRISLGCINVSTAFYDGFIQPTFRRQKGVAYILPETRSLNAQFNIPEIKAAERTAAGI
- a CDS encoding M3 family oligoendopeptidase produces the protein MLGREKIDAWLAADPALGPFRHRLYDVLRLASHALPAGEVAALASGSQLFDGPQATYNQLLGSDMPHPMIRLSIGEDVRLDDAGYTRARAIADRTDRKRVFDAFWSSYGAYENTLGSIYATQVAADNMLARLGRYDSALDAALAATATPRAVFTTMIAEARAGIPLLQRYLRLRRRALNLPDLHYYDIYAPLGRTTRTFSSAAARAAMIDSVRPLGADYVAKLDAASGAHWVDLKPRLGKYAGSFMNSDAYDVHPYIMLNYNADYQSLTSYVHEWGHAMHSVLANAKQPFETAHYETFVAEIASTCNEQLLAQHLIDTAVGKEEKLFYIGQLLELLRLNIFREPMLSEFEHAVHTQAAAGAPMSGKAMSETYFRLLEQYHAPAMNIDSAYAIEWSFIPQFYTSYYSFQYATAIAASSYFAEAILAGHDGVRAQYLELLAAGGSDYAYNLVRDAGVDLAAPTPYRALMRRFEALLDELEQAI
- a CDS encoding winged helix-turn-helix domain-containing protein, translating into MNDIAVRKLSRLGNELHLSSSIATAELVPGHFESAVVLILLLRRCGGDWIDGECFRRPQKIVQCASINALAASLHKPYATIHRHVMRLIDLGWVVSVDRGVAISINPGIEQQIIELMVFAHDSVVRLTEDLGRDMPFRSADRIPAPDLRWRIIAMALDIWLVPFEYAAEPVPDWTSKLVWIIIIVANVRHITIDPELTERYANNFTPDEVRRPITARAIARLSGLSYGTVYRHCQTLAKNDVIRYQREGWVLASRQIGSDQIDRGVRALLDYFKKRIVELVSYGFDPTNAATSYLDRRPEYVSLALSDLPENECGTGTS